The following coding sequences are from one Novosphingobium sp. Gsoil 351 window:
- the zapE gene encoding cell division protein ZapE — protein sequence MSVLSAYDALVAAGELKPDPEQAAAARRFAALRAQLVAQAKPGLLTRLLGKAPPSPRGIYLWGGVGRGKSMLMDLFHDRLAIAEKRRVHFHEFMIEVHARLRDARKTETGDPIPPVAAAIAQGVRCLCFDEMVVNNSADAMIMSRLFTALIETHGVTIVTTSNRAPADLYKDGLNREHFLPFIALIERKLDVLPLNGPVDYRLERLGGADTWYVPNGPEATAATRDIFFRLTDYPLEDSKHVPTADLDLGANGSGGRLLHVPKSLKGVAVFSFRRLCGEARGAADYLAIARHYHTVILVGIPRLGADQRNEAARFVTLIDALYEHKVKLIASADAEPGELYAKGDGRFEFDRTISRLMEMQSAEYLALGHGEA from the coding sequence ATGAGCGTCCTGTCCGCCTACGATGCGCTGGTCGCCGCAGGCGAGTTGAAGCCCGATCCAGAGCAAGCCGCCGCCGCACGCCGTTTCGCCGCCTTGCGCGCGCAACTGGTCGCGCAGGCCAAGCCCGGCCTGTTGACCCGCCTGCTGGGAAAAGCGCCGCCTTCGCCACGCGGCATCTACCTGTGGGGCGGGGTCGGCCGCGGCAAATCGATGCTGATGGACTTGTTCCACGATCGCCTGGCCATTGCCGAAAAGCGCCGGGTTCACTTCCATGAATTCATGATCGAGGTCCACGCCCGGCTCCGCGACGCACGCAAGACCGAGACCGGAGATCCCATTCCGCCCGTCGCCGCGGCGATCGCGCAAGGCGTGCGCTGCCTGTGCTTCGACGAGATGGTGGTCAACAATTCCGCCGACGCGATGATCATGAGCCGCCTGTTCACCGCGCTGATCGAAACCCATGGCGTGACGATCGTGACCACGAGCAATCGAGCCCCGGCGGACCTCTACAAGGACGGCCTCAACCGCGAGCACTTCCTGCCGTTCATCGCGCTGATCGAGCGCAAGCTCGACGTGCTGCCGTTGAACGGCCCGGTCGACTACCGGCTCGAACGGCTCGGCGGGGCGGACACCTGGTACGTGCCCAACGGGCCCGAAGCGACCGCGGCGACGCGCGACATCTTCTTCCGCCTGACCGACTATCCGCTCGAGGATTCCAAACACGTCCCCACCGCCGATCTCGATTTGGGCGCGAACGGTTCTGGGGGCCGGTTGCTGCATGTGCCCAAGAGCCTGAAGGGCGTGGCGGTTTTCAGCTTCAGGCGGCTGTGCGGCGAGGCGCGTGGTGCAGCGGACTACCTCGCCATAGCCCGCCACTATCACACCGTGATCCTAGTCGGCATTCCGCGGCTCGGCGCCGACCAGCGCAACGAGGCGGCGCGCTTCGTGACGCTGATCGACGCGCTCTACGAGCACAAGGTCAAGTTGATCGCCAGCGCCGATGCCGAGCCGGGCGAACTCTATGCCAAGGGTGATGGCCGCTTCGAATTCGACCGCACGATCAGCCGCCTGATGGAGATGCAGAGCGCCGAATATCTCGCGCTGGGGCATGGCGAAGCATGA
- a CDS encoding ABC transporter permease: MNRRFTRLAALALKELKVVLLDRRARTTLVISPIIQLVLFGFATTLEVKAIDIGIVDRDGGRAAQAMVAALDGSPNVRRLRNYPSEAALDEGIARRQVIAGLILPQRLSADIAAGRGGEVLALLDGRRTNAAQIVGGYLGHIAQRAGSDLRPVVRGPPQPQTVTRHFFNPNLDYLWFTMPAMIAVITAVLVLSVSGQSVAREREFGTFDELMILPLRPYQILLGKIAPALLVGVVNCLIYAAAIPLLYGVPLTGSVGLLLLGVLVYTMALVGLGLMISTLASNQQQGFLGMFFVTVPMILLSGYASPVDNMPAWLQPLVAVNPTRHMIVISEGVFLKDLPADLVLKHLLPMLAAAAVTFTTASTLFRARRE; this comes from the coding sequence ATGAACCGGCGCTTCACCCGGCTCGCCGCGCTGGCGCTCAAGGAACTCAAGGTCGTGCTCCTCGACCGGCGCGCGCGGACCACGCTGGTGATCTCGCCGATAATCCAGCTCGTGCTGTTCGGGTTTGCGACCACGCTCGAGGTCAAGGCGATCGACATCGGCATCGTCGACCGCGATGGCGGGCGAGCCGCGCAGGCAATGGTCGCGGCGCTTGACGGCAGTCCCAACGTGCGCCGGTTGCGCAACTATCCCAGCGAGGCGGCGCTCGACGAGGGCATTGCCCGGCGCCAGGTCATCGCCGGGCTGATCCTGCCGCAACGCCTTTCGGCCGACATCGCCGCGGGGCGCGGCGGCGAGGTGCTGGCGCTGCTCGACGGGCGGAGGACCAATGCCGCGCAGATCGTCGGCGGCTATCTCGGCCACATCGCCCAGCGCGCCGGCTCGGACCTCCGCCCCGTGGTGCGCGGCCCCCCGCAACCGCAAACGGTCACCCGCCATTTCTTCAACCCGAACCTCGACTACCTGTGGTTCACCATGCCCGCGATGATCGCGGTGATCACCGCGGTGCTGGTGCTGTCGGTATCGGGCCAGTCGGTCGCGCGCGAACGCGAGTTCGGCACGTTCGACGAGCTGATGATCCTGCCGCTACGGCCCTACCAGATCCTGCTCGGCAAGATCGCCCCGGCGCTGCTCGTCGGCGTGGTCAACTGCCTGATCTACGCCGCGGCCATTCCGCTGCTTTATGGCGTCCCGCTCACCGGATCGGTGGGGCTGCTGCTGCTGGGCGTCCTCGTCTACACGATGGCGCTGGTCGGGCTGGGGCTGATGATCTCCACCCTGGCGAGCAACCAGCAGCAGGGATTTCTGGGCATGTTCTTCGTCACCGTGCCGATGATCCTGCTGTCGGGCTATGCCAGCCCCGTGGACAACATGCCTGCCTGGCTCCAGCCCCTGGTCGCGGTCAATCCGACCCGGCACATGATCGTGATCAGCGAAGGCGTGTTCCTCAAGGACCTTCCCGCCGATCTCGTTTTGAAACACCTGTTGCCGATGCTCGCCGCCGCCGCGGTGACGTTTACCACGGCATCGACGCTGTTCCGGGCACGTCGCGAATAA
- a CDS encoding ABC transporter permease — MSPRGATAAVMAKEWAQIWRDPSTIGLVLVLPLLLMFLFGSAVSLDTHATRTGLVDRDRSAASRDLVAAFSRNPYFAVREAPEVEPLARAMLADEVRGIVVIPEGFGKGLADGHPRDVQVLTDGAQPNTAAFLAGHAQGLLATWSAARMGERGGAAKQVIQINPRYRYNPGLRSRYTLVPGAIAIVMAMIGTTLTALIVAREYERGTMEGLLASPMPVPLLVAAKLFPYFVLGLTATAVCVGVAIVTYDLPFMGTFPALFLISSAFLSAVLGQGLLISAGTRNQFVSAQFALLSGFLPSLLLSGFLFEIDSMPQPIQYLTLIVPARYLIPSLQSVFLTGDIWALFLPNAAIMFGFGAFFFWRVTKAIGRTIA, encoded by the coding sequence ATGAGCCCGCGCGGCGCCACCGCGGCGGTCATGGCCAAGGAATGGGCGCAGATCTGGCGCGATCCCTCGACCATCGGCCTGGTCCTGGTGTTGCCCCTGCTGCTGATGTTCCTGTTCGGCAGCGCGGTCAGCCTCGATACCCATGCCACCCGCACCGGGCTGGTCGATCGCGACCGGTCCGCGGCCTCGCGCGATCTGGTCGCGGCGTTTTCGCGCAATCCCTATTTCGCCGTTCGGGAAGCCCCCGAGGTGGAGCCGCTGGCGCGCGCGATGCTCGCCGACGAAGTGCGCGGGATCGTGGTCATCCCCGAGGGTTTCGGCAAGGGGCTGGCCGATGGCCACCCGCGCGACGTGCAGGTGCTGACCGACGGCGCCCAGCCCAATACCGCGGCGTTTCTCGCCGGTCATGCCCAGGGCCTGCTCGCCACCTGGAGCGCGGCGCGCATGGGCGAGCGCGGGGGTGCGGCGAAACAGGTGATCCAGATCAACCCGCGCTATCGCTACAACCCGGGGCTGCGCAGCCGCTACACGTTGGTGCCCGGCGCGATCGCGATCGTCATGGCGATGATCGGAACGACGCTGACCGCGCTGATCGTCGCGCGCGAGTATGAGCGCGGGACGATGGAGGGGCTGCTCGCCAGCCCGATGCCGGTGCCGCTGCTGGTCGCGGCAAAACTCTTTCCGTATTTCGTGCTCGGCCTCACCGCCACCGCGGTGTGCGTCGGGGTCGCCATCGTCACCTACGACCTGCCGTTCATGGGCACGTTCCCCGCGCTGTTCCTCATTTCCAGCGCGTTCCTGTCGGCGGTGCTGGGGCAGGGGCTGCTGATCTCGGCGGGAACGCGCAACCAGTTCGTTTCGGCCCAGTTCGCGCTGCTCTCGGGCTTCCTGCCCTCGTTGCTGCTTTCGGGGTTCCTGTTCGAGATCGATTCGATGCCGCAGCCGATCCAGTACCTGACCCTGATCGTACCCGCGCGCTACCTGATCCCCAGCCTGCAGAGCGTGTTCCTGACGGGCGACATATGGGCGCTGTTCCTGCCGAACGCGGCGATCATGTTCGGGTTCGGGGCGTTTTTCTTCTGGCGGGTGACCAAGGCGATCGGGCGGACGATCGCATGA
- a CDS encoding succinate dehydrogenase iron-sulfur subunit, which translates to MAQFVLPKNSRITGKARQFKADGAVGKVKKFTVYRYDPDSGENPRYDTFEVDLGTCGPMVLDALIKMKSEQDPTLTFRRSCREGICGSCSMNMNGRNGLACTTAIEDLKGDIRITPLPHMDVIKDLVPDFTHFYAQYASIRPWLQTVSTTPSGKERLQTPAQREKLDGLYECILCACCSTSCPSYWWNSDKFLGPAILLQAYRWLADSRDEMTGERLDELEDPFRLYRCHTIMNCANVCPKGLSPAKAIAEIKKLTAERLA; encoded by the coding sequence ATGGCGCAATTCGTTCTTCCCAAGAACAGCCGGATCACCGGCAAGGCCCGGCAGTTCAAGGCGGATGGCGCCGTCGGCAAGGTGAAGAAGTTCACCGTCTATCGCTACGATCCCGACAGCGGCGAGAACCCGCGTTATGATACGTTCGAGGTCGATCTGGGCACCTGCGGGCCGATGGTGCTCGACGCGCTGATCAAGATGAAGTCCGAACAGGACCCGACGCTGACCTTCCGCCGCTCGTGTCGCGAGGGGATTTGCGGATCGTGCTCGATGAACATGAACGGCCGTAACGGCCTCGCCTGCACCACCGCGATCGAGGACTTGAAGGGCGACATCCGGATCACCCCGCTGCCGCACATGGACGTCATCAAGGACCTGGTCCCCGATTTCACCCACTTCTACGCCCAGTATGCCTCGATCCGTCCGTGGCTGCAAACGGTCAGCACCACGCCTTCGGGCAAGGAGCGGCTGCAAACCCCGGCGCAGCGCGAGAAACTCGACGGGTTGTACGAGTGCATCCTGTGCGCCTGCTGCAGCACGTCTTGCCCCAGCTACTGGTGGAACAGCGACAAGTTCCTGGGCCCTGCGATCCTGCTCCAGGCCTACCGCTGGCTCGCCGACAGCCGCGACGAGATGACCGGCGAGCGGCTCGACGAGCTGGAAGACCCGTTCCGGCTCTATCGCTGCCACACGATCATGAACTGCGCCAACGTCTGCCCCAAGGGCTTGAGCCCGGCCAAGGCCATCGCCGAGATCAAGAAGCTGACCGCGGAGCGGCTGGCCTGA
- a CDS encoding PaaI family thioesterase: MSDKAAGFESYPDPDNPGWFTWQLIDETRFNTWMFRKLLVRRDADGKARLRMFPEHHHTNLQNVLHGGTVLSLIDVGLFACSRMLGIVEAGTAVTLDLNTQFIAGGKADWPCDAVTEVLKETRRLVFLRGIVEQQGALIAAFSGTIRKPTAR, from the coding sequence GTGAGCGACAAGGCGGCAGGGTTCGAAAGCTACCCAGATCCGGACAATCCCGGCTGGTTCACCTGGCAACTGATCGACGAGACCCGCTTCAACACCTGGATGTTCCGCAAGCTGTTGGTCAGGCGCGACGCGGACGGCAAGGCGCGGCTGCGGATGTTTCCCGAGCACCACCACACCAACCTGCAAAACGTGCTTCACGGCGGCACAGTGCTCTCGCTGATCGACGTCGGGCTGTTCGCGTGTTCACGGATGCTGGGGATCGTCGAGGCGGGGACCGCGGTGACGCTCGATCTCAACACGCAGTTCATCGCTGGCGGCAAGGCGGACTGGCCGTGCGACGCGGTGACCGAAGTGCTGAAGGAAACCCGGCGTCTTGTGTTCCTGCGCGGGATCGTCGAGCAGCAGGGCGCGCTGATCGCGGCGTTCTCGGGCACGATCCGCAAGCCGACGGCGCGGTAG
- a CDS encoding ATP-binding cassette domain-containing protein produces MADAALLQLDGVAKRFASPGRGAPAIDALRGVSLTLQPGRIMGLIGPDAAGKTTLLRICAGLIVPDAGEVFVFGDPVARLDRARIGYMPQSGALYGELSVMQNLTLYAKLRGLSHELWDERIAHLLDVTGLAPFTRRAAGRLSGGMRQKLAMACAVAAAPPLILLDEPSVGVDPLSRREIWQLARDLAGPQTGIVWATSVLDDADQCDEVLVLHEGRRLFFGPPGGLAEFAAGRVWSTPVPPMVRRQVLRAALEQPTTIAGRIDGGEVRLTLRSAADQPPAPGSGAGSAWRERRPRVDDGFAWLLDDASVLKPSAVAAAFAQIEPDPAAPPAIEAVGLGKRFGDFVAVHNVSFAVAPGEVFGLLGPNGAGKSTTFRMLCGLAKPSAGHGRVAGHDLTGASAEVRQALGYMPQRFSLYGDLSVAANLRFVAGAYGLAGAAAREAIDGAVDNLALGAFWKLAAGNLPLGVKQRLALAAAVMHGPRVLFLDEPTSGVDPLVRREFWHHITAIADRGVAVLVTTHFMDEAELCDRLLLISQAEAIAQGTPEELKQQALAVRTAGATLEDAFIALIAAQRERGGAVAA; encoded by the coding sequence ATGGCCGACGCTGCCCTCCTCCAGCTCGACGGCGTGGCCAAGCGCTTCGCCTCGCCCGGCCGCGGCGCGCCCGCGATCGACGCCCTGCGGGGCGTCAGCCTGACGCTCCAGCCGGGGCGGATCATGGGGCTGATCGGACCCGATGCGGCGGGCAAGACGACCTTGCTGCGGATCTGTGCCGGGCTGATCGTGCCTGACGCGGGCGAGGTGTTCGTGTTCGGCGACCCGGTGGCGCGACTGGATCGCGCGCGGATAGGCTACATGCCGCAGTCGGGCGCGCTTTATGGCGAGCTGTCGGTCATGCAGAACCTGACACTCTACGCCAAGCTGCGCGGCCTTTCGCACGAGTTGTGGGACGAGCGGATCGCGCATCTGCTGGACGTGACGGGGCTGGCCCCGTTCACCCGCCGCGCCGCCGGGCGCCTTTCGGGCGGGATGCGCCAGAAGCTGGCGATGGCCTGTGCGGTCGCGGCCGCGCCGCCGCTGATCCTCCTCGATGAGCCGTCGGTCGGGGTCGATCCGCTCTCTCGCCGCGAAATCTGGCAACTGGCGCGCGATTTGGCGGGTCCGCAAACCGGGATCGTCTGGGCGACCAGCGTCCTCGACGATGCCGACCAGTGTGACGAAGTTCTGGTGCTCCACGAAGGCCGCCGCCTGTTCTTCGGGCCGCCCGGCGGGCTCGCCGAGTTCGCCGCGGGTCGTGTCTGGAGCACGCCGGTGCCCCCGATGGTGCGACGCCAGGTGTTGCGCGCCGCGCTCGAGCAGCCCACCACCATCGCCGGGCGGATCGATGGGGGCGAAGTCAGGCTGACCCTGCGTTCGGCCGCGGACCAGCCGCCCGCGCCGGGCTCCGGGGCGGGCAGCGCCTGGCGTGAGCGCCGCCCGCGGGTCGACGACGGGTTCGCCTGGCTGCTCGACGATGCCAGCGTTCTGAAGCCCAGCGCGGTTGCGGCGGCGTTTGCGCAGATCGAACCCGATCCTGCCGCGCCGCCGGCGATCGAGGCGGTCGGGCTGGGCAAGCGCTTTGGCGATTTCGTCGCGGTCCACAACGTGAGTTTTGCGGTCGCGCCGGGCGAGGTATTCGGGCTGCTCGGACCCAACGGCGCGGGCAAATCGACCACCTTCCGGATGTTGTGCGGGCTGGCCAAACCAAGCGCCGGGCATGGCCGGGTCGCGGGTCACGACCTGACCGGCGCCTCCGCCGAGGTCCGCCAGGCGCTCGGTTACATGCCGCAGAGGTTCTCGCTCTATGGCGACTTGTCGGTTGCGGCCAATCTGCGCTTCGTCGCCGGAGCCTATGGGCTGGCGGGGGCCGCGGCGCGCGAGGCTATCGACGGCGCGGTGGACAACCTCGCGCTCGGAGCGTTCTGGAAGCTTGCCGCCGGAAACTTGCCGCTGGGGGTCAAGCAGCGCCTCGCGCTCGCCGCCGCGGTGATGCACGGACCGCGGGTGCTGTTTCTCGACGAGCCGACTTCGGGTGTCGATCCACTCGTCCGCCGCGAGTTCTGGCATCACATCACCGCCATCGCCGATCGCGGGGTGGCGGTGCTGGTGACGACCCACTTCATGGACGAGGCCGAGTTGTGCGACCGGCTGCTGCTGATCAGCCAGGCCGAAGCGATCGCCCAGGGCACGCCCGAGGAGCTCAAGCAGCAGGCGCTAGCGGTCCGCACCGCCGGGGCGACGCTGGAGGACGCGTTCATCGCGTTGATCGCCGCGCAGCGCGAGCGCGGCGGGGCGGTGGCGGCATGA
- a CDS encoding pirin family protein, whose translation MIDIRPFAGLGHADHGWLDARHHFSFSGYHDPSRMGWGAIRVWNDDTIAAQSGFPPHSHADMEIVTFVRAGAITHQDSLGNTGRTGAGDVQVMSAGTGITHAEYNLEGEKTTLFQIWILPDRGGEQPSWGQRAFPQADRSGKWVTLAAGDAASDPDSESGEVLPIRADARVMAARLSAGETLNYAADPARHLYLVAPTGRITVNGRTAQPRDGVAVTGEERLEIRAEEDAEIVLVDAR comes from the coding sequence ATGATCGACATCCGACCGTTTGCCGGTCTCGGCCACGCCGACCACGGCTGGCTCGACGCGCGCCATCACTTCAGCTTTTCCGGCTATCACGATCCGTCCCGGATGGGATGGGGCGCGATCCGGGTGTGGAACGACGATACCATCGCCGCGCAATCCGGCTTTCCGCCCCACAGCCATGCCGACATGGAGATCGTCACCTTTGTCCGCGCCGGCGCGATCACCCATCAGGACAGCTTGGGCAATACCGGTCGCACCGGCGCGGGCGACGTCCAGGTGATGAGCGCCGGGACCGGAATCACCCACGCCGAATACAACCTGGAAGGCGAGAAGACGACGCTGTTTCAGATCTGGATATTGCCCGACCGGGGCGGCGAACAGCCGTCTTGGGGTCAACGTGCGTTTCCTCAGGCCGATCGTTCGGGCAAGTGGGTGACGCTGGCCGCTGGCGATGCAGCCTCCGATCCCGACTCCGAATCCGGCGAGGTGCTGCCGATCCGGGCGGATGCCAGGGTGATGGCGGCGCGCCTGAGCGCGGGTGAGACGCTGAATTACGCCGCCGATCCCGCGCGGCATCTCTATCTGGTCGCGCCGACCGGAAGGATCACGGTCAACGGCCGGACCGCTCAGCCGCGCGACGGGGTTGCTGTGACCGGCGAAGAGCGGCTCGAAATTCGCGCCGAGGAGGATGCCGAAATCGTGCTGGTCGACGCGCGCTAA
- a CDS encoding TonB-dependent receptor, protein MRFLLLASSAISLALPSLAAAQEAPPAGAPDAGEDARGNAIVVTARRLDLARDAIDPSLGANVTALDREALDIQPGGADRAMKGVLLQTPGIAQDSDGDGDIHIRNEHGNVQYRLDGITVPNSFAGFGAPVDPRVAESIEVITGALPAQYGLRTAGIVSLKTRAQGFDFDGDLGLYGGGNNTLQPSFTLRDGVGRFNYFVSGSYLTNDQGISNPTASRKAIHDRTKQYRGFAYLSDVLDDHSRISAFGGTSVGDFQIPNTPGLTPTFAFNGRTTFDSAELDQNQKQQTHFGVLAYQFSGETIDFQVAPFVRYARAHYTPDPDDGQLLFNGVDTELTQASTAYGVQADSAWKGWDGHTVRFGGFWQHDKTRTDSLNRVFALDPSGSQASDVPITIPVLQRALGNTYSAYLQDEWKLSDALTINYGLRYDLFDGIVREHQWSPRASIVFHPVDGFTLHAGYARNFTPPPQELITGGTLAAFAGTTGAAPTLTADPVRAERQHSFDIGVQQVIGGRLTLGLDAYYKLARNLLDEEHFGSTLIQSPFNYDKAKGWGVEFSANYEHGPVEAYVNVARGQQKARRVVSNQFFFEPDELAYIDRHYIFTDHSQKWTASGGGALTLHDGLGKLQPSIDFIYGSGLRAADPAGIVPNGGTQKGYVQVNAGIMQVIGGGGEDKNWSVRLDVTNLFDKHYLIHDGSGVGAGQPEYGPRRAVFAGVRKSF, encoded by the coding sequence TTGCGCTTTCTCCTTCTCGCCTCCTCGGCGATTTCGCTCGCCCTGCCCTCTCTCGCCGCGGCCCAGGAAGCGCCGCCAGCTGGCGCTCCCGACGCTGGCGAGGATGCCCGCGGGAACGCCATCGTGGTCACCGCCAGGCGGCTCGATCTGGCGCGCGATGCGATCGATCCGTCGCTGGGCGCCAATGTTACTGCGCTCGACCGCGAAGCGCTCGACATCCAGCCCGGTGGGGCGGACCGAGCGATGAAGGGCGTGCTGCTCCAGACGCCCGGAATCGCCCAGGATTCCGACGGTGACGGCGATATCCACATCCGCAACGAGCACGGCAACGTCCAGTATCGGCTAGACGGGATTACCGTCCCCAACAGTTTCGCCGGGTTCGGCGCGCCGGTCGATCCGCGGGTCGCTGAATCGATCGAGGTCATCACCGGCGCTCTGCCCGCGCAATACGGACTTCGCACAGCGGGCATCGTCAGCCTCAAGACTCGCGCCCAAGGGTTCGATTTCGACGGCGACTTGGGGCTTTACGGTGGGGGCAACAACACCCTTCAGCCCAGCTTCACGCTGCGCGACGGGGTTGGAAGGTTCAATTACTTCGTCTCTGGAAGCTACTTGACCAACGATCAGGGGATCAGCAACCCGACAGCTTCGCGCAAGGCGATCCATGATCGCACCAAACAATATCGCGGCTTCGCCTACCTTTCGGACGTTCTCGACGATCACAGCCGGATAAGCGCGTTCGGGGGTACTTCGGTCGGCGACTTCCAGATCCCGAACACACCGGGCCTCACACCCACCTTCGCCTTCAATGGCCGCACGACCTTCGATTCGGCCGAACTCGACCAGAACCAAAAACAGCAGACCCACTTCGGCGTGCTTGCCTACCAGTTCTCGGGCGAGACGATCGATTTCCAGGTGGCGCCGTTCGTGCGCTACGCCCGTGCCCACTACACGCCCGATCCGGATGACGGCCAGTTGCTGTTCAACGGGGTCGATACCGAACTGACCCAGGCAAGCACCGCCTACGGTGTCCAGGCCGATTCCGCCTGGAAAGGATGGGACGGCCACACTGTCCGCTTCGGCGGGTTCTGGCAGCACGACAAGACCCGCACCGACAGCCTCAATCGCGTGTTCGCGCTTGACCCTTCAGGCAGCCAGGCGAGCGACGTGCCGATCACGATTCCCGTCCTCCAGCGCGCGCTGGGGAACACGTACAGCGCCTATTTGCAGGACGAGTGGAAGCTGTCCGACGCGCTGACGATCAACTACGGCCTGCGCTACGATCTGTTCGACGGTATCGTCCGCGAGCACCAGTGGAGCCCGCGCGCCAGCATCGTGTTCCATCCCGTTGACGGGTTCACGCTTCACGCGGGATATGCGCGTAACTTCACCCCGCCCCCGCAGGAACTGATTACCGGCGGCACGCTCGCCGCGTTTGCCGGAACCACCGGCGCGGCCCCGACGCTGACCGCCGATCCGGTCCGGGCCGAGCGCCAGCACAGCTTCGACATCGGCGTCCAGCAGGTCATCGGGGGACGCCTGACTTTGGGGTTGGATGCCTATTACAAGTTGGCGCGCAACCTCCTCGACGAGGAGCACTTCGGGTCCACGCTGATCCAGTCTCCGTTCAATTACGACAAGGCGAAAGGCTGGGGAGTCGAATTCAGCGCTAATTACGAGCACGGTCCGGTCGAAGCCTATGTGAACGTCGCGCGAGGCCAGCAGAAGGCGCGGCGTGTGGTCTCGAACCAGTTCTTCTTCGAGCCCGACGAATTGGCCTACATCGACCGGCATTACATATTCACCGACCATTCGCAAAAATGGACCGCCTCGGGTGGCGGCGCGCTGACGCTCCATGACGGTTTGGGCAAGCTCCAACCAAGCATCGATTTCATTTACGGTAGCGGGCTTCGCGCCGCGGACCCGGCGGGAATCGTGCCCAACGGCGGAACCCAGAAGGGCTACGTCCAGGTCAACGCAGGGATCATGCAGGTGATCGGCGGCGGGGGGGAGGACAAGAACTGGTCCGTCCGGCTCGACGTCACCAACCTGTTCGACAAGCATTATCTGATCCATGACGGATCGGGCGTGGGCGCGGGCCAGCCCGAATACGGTCCCCGACGCGCGGTGTTCGCAGGCGTGCGCAAGTCATTCTAA
- a CDS encoding crotonase/enoyl-CoA hydratase family protein, protein MDRLVADLDNERRFATSEDTQSLFFEHADADFAHVSRQRLALPEKLFRLNELEVLYEPADEILWTFMQPAGRPSFTPPMLEDFEDWQRLILSGFGEGRTPLKYLVLGSRAPGVFCFGGDLDLFNRLIRSGDRAGLVRYGYRCVEILHRNINALDLPILTIGLVQGAALGGGFEALLSFDHVIAERSATFGLPETMFGLFPGMGAHAMLYRKLGSAVADRIILSNKTYSAQEMYDLGIVHEVVEDGAGIAATRAFFAKNARRHAGLVGAKRAMRESCHVSLAELKRIVDHWAESALQLREQDLKLMQRLASAQSRLVARTG, encoded by the coding sequence ATGGATCGTTTGGTTGCCGATCTGGACAACGAGCGAAGGTTCGCGACCAGCGAAGACACCCAGTCGTTATTCTTCGAGCATGCCGATGCGGATTTCGCGCACGTTTCGCGTCAACGTCTTGCGCTGCCGGAAAAACTGTTCCGTTTGAACGAGCTGGAGGTTCTTTACGAGCCTGCGGACGAGATCCTGTGGACGTTCATGCAGCCAGCAGGACGCCCTAGCTTCACCCCGCCGATGCTCGAGGATTTCGAGGATTGGCAGCGCCTGATCCTTTCGGGTTTCGGCGAGGGGCGCACCCCGCTCAAGTATCTCGTGCTGGGCAGCCGGGCGCCTGGCGTGTTCTGCTTCGGCGGCGACCTCGACTTGTTCAACCGCCTGATCCGCAGTGGCGATCGCGCCGGATTGGTCCGTTATGGATACCGTTGCGTCGAAATCCTCCACCGCAACATCAACGCGCTCGACCTGCCGATCCTGACCATCGGACTGGTCCAGGGCGCCGCACTGGGCGGCGGTTTCGAGGCGCTGCTGTCGTTCGACCATGTCATCGCCGAACGCAGCGCGACGTTCGGCCTGCCCGAAACGATGTTCGGGCTGTTCCCAGGGATGGGCGCGCACGCGATGCTCTACCGCAAACTCGGCTCGGCGGTGGCGGACCGGATAATCCTGTCGAACAAGACCTATTCGGCGCAGGAAATGTACGATCTGGGGATCGTTCACGAAGTGGTCGAGGACGGGGCCGGGATCGCGGCGACGCGGGCGTTCTTCGCCAAGAACGCGCGCCGCCACGCCGGGCTCGTCGGAGCCAAGCGGGCGATGCGTGAAAGCTGCCACGTCTCGCTCGCCGAACTGAAGCGCATCGTCGACCACTGGGCCGAGTCCGCGCTCCAACTCCGCGAGCAGGATCTCAAGCTGATGCAGCGCCTGGCCAGCGCGCAGAGCAGGCTGGTTGCGCGAACAGGTTAA